A single Methylobacterium sp. 17Sr1-1 DNA region contains:
- the dapA gene encoding 4-hydroxy-tetrahydrodipicolinate synthase, which produces MTSTQTSQRLRGSLTALVTPFRDGAFDEHAFRAFVAWQIENGTHGLVPTGTTGESPTLSHAEHDRVVEACIDEAAGKVPVVAGAGSNSTAEAIERSRHAEKAGADALLIVTPYYNKPTQEGLYQHFKAVNDAVGIPILIYNIPGRSVIDMSVDTMARLFELPNIAGVKDATANVARVSLQRQAMGEDFVQLSGEDATALGFMAHGGHGTISVTSNVAPRLCADFQEACLSGDYRTALTLQDRLMPLHTHLFAETNPSPTKYALARLGLMREDVRLPMVPVGEGTRGLVDGALRHAGLTNG; this is translated from the coding sequence ATGACGTCGACGCAGACTTCGCAGCGCCTGAGGGGCTCGCTCACCGCCCTGGTGACGCCGTTCCGCGACGGCGCCTTCGACGAGCACGCCTTCCGGGCCTTCGTCGCCTGGCAGATCGAGAACGGCACCCACGGCCTGGTGCCCACCGGCACCACCGGCGAGAGCCCGACGCTCAGCCACGCCGAGCACGACCGGGTGGTCGAGGCCTGCATCGACGAGGCCGCCGGCAAGGTGCCGGTGGTGGCCGGCGCCGGCTCGAACTCCACCGCGGAGGCGATCGAGCGGTCCCGTCATGCGGAGAAGGCCGGCGCGGACGCGCTGCTCATCGTCACGCCCTACTACAACAAGCCGACCCAGGAAGGGCTGTACCAGCACTTCAAGGCGGTGAACGATGCGGTCGGCATTCCCATCCTGATCTACAACATCCCCGGTCGCTCGGTGATCGACATGAGCGTCGACACCATGGCCCGGCTCTTCGAGCTGCCGAACATCGCCGGGGTGAAAGACGCCACCGCCAACGTCGCCCGGGTCAGCCTGCAACGCCAAGCCATGGGCGAAGACTTCGTCCAACTTTCTGGCGAAGATGCGACCGCTCTGGGATTCATGGCGCATGGCGGCCACGGCACGATCTCGGTGACCTCGAACGTCGCGCCGCGCCTCTGCGCCGACTTCCAGGAGGCCTGCCTGTCGGGCGACTACCGCACGGCGCTCACGCTCCAGGACCGGCTGATGCCGCTCCACACCCACCTCTTCGCCGAGACCAACCCGTCGCCGACCAAGTACGCGCTGGCCCGCCTCGGCCTGATGCGCGAGGACGTGCGCCTGCCGATGGTGCCGGTGGGCGAGGGGACGCGCGGCCTCGTCGACGGGGCGCTGCGCCATGCCGGCCTCACCAACGGCTGA
- a CDS encoding IclR family transcriptional regulator, which yields MRSKPSTAEAGGAPGSQTLLRGLAILEAVAGGARDLAALSASLGTTRSTTHRLAAALVEQRYLTFAPREGYALGPKLVELGFRAQQAAPVTRVARPHLERLSAECGDTIHLGVLEGDWALYLDKLPGRRRIEISSRVGERQPVWSTGLGKALILDLDEARWRSFHRLGAARGGHSPDLETLSLETWLARMRTYAARGIAYDREENEPEVRCVAGPIRDASGAIVAAFSVTSTVQYMDEARMEALAGTVRAVAGAISRDLGWSD from the coding sequence ATGCGATCGAAGCCGTCAACCGCGGAGGCGGGCGGGGCGCCGGGGAGCCAGACGCTCCTGCGCGGTCTCGCCATCCTGGAGGCGGTGGCGGGGGGCGCGCGGGACCTCGCCGCCCTGTCGGCGTCGCTCGGCACCACCCGCAGCACCACCCACCGCCTCGCCGCGGCCCTCGTCGAGCAGCGCTACCTCACCTTCGCGCCGCGGGAGGGCTATGCGCTCGGCCCCAAGCTCGTCGAACTGGGATTTCGCGCCCAGCAGGCGGCGCCGGTGACCCGGGTGGCCCGGCCCCACCTCGAGCGCCTCTCGGCGGAATGCGGCGACACCATCCATCTCGGCGTGCTGGAGGGCGACTGGGCGCTCTATCTCGACAAGCTGCCGGGGCGTCGGCGCATCGAGATCAGCTCGCGGGTCGGCGAGCGCCAGCCGGTCTGGTCGACCGGCCTCGGCAAGGCGCTGATCCTCGATCTCGACGAGGCGCGCTGGCGGAGCTTCCACCGCCTCGGCGCGGCGCGGGGCGGCCACAGCCCGGACCTGGAGACCCTGAGCCTAGAGACCTGGCTCGCGCGGATGCGGACCTACGCGGCGCGGGGCATCGCCTACGACCGCGAGGAGAACGAGCCCGAGGTGCGCTGCGTCGCCGGCCCGATCCGCGACGCCAGCGGGGCGATCGTCGCGGCGTTCAGCGTGACGAGCACGGTGCAGTACATGGACGAGGCCCGGATGGAGGCGCTGGCCGGGACGGTCCGGGCGGTCGCCGGCGCGATCAGCCGGGACCTCGGCTGGTCGGATTAG
- a CDS encoding Crp/Fnr family transcriptional regulator produces the protein MNPLIRKLERFTRLSDADKRLLQQAASARIVNYDSHQDIIAEGEEPNDVNLILGGWVCRYKQLADGGRQIMSFLLPGDLCDLNIFLLRRMDHALGTLTPVAVAKISRDLLDEMLNADPRLTQALWWEVLVTAAIHREWLVNIGRRTALERVAHLLCEVYVRQQAVGRVRDGRCELPITQVELADALGLSAVHVNRTLRELRLSGLIDWRDKQLGIPDLDALTAVARFDPDYLHLDYEGERFETGC, from the coding sequence ATGAATCCGCTGATCCGGAAGCTCGAACGATTCACGCGCCTGAGCGACGCGGACAAGCGCCTGCTGCAGCAGGCCGCGAGCGCCCGGATCGTCAACTACGACTCGCATCAGGACATCATCGCCGAGGGCGAGGAGCCGAACGACGTCAACCTCATCCTCGGCGGCTGGGTCTGCCGCTACAAGCAGCTCGCCGATGGCGGCCGCCAGATCATGTCGTTCCTGCTCCCGGGCGACCTGTGCGACCTCAACATCTTCCTCCTGCGCCGCATGGACCACGCTCTCGGCACCCTCACCCCCGTGGCGGTGGCCAAGATCTCGCGCGACCTGCTCGACGAGATGCTGAACGCCGATCCGCGGCTGACCCAGGCCCTGTGGTGGGAGGTGCTGGTGACGGCCGCGATCCACCGCGAATGGCTGGTCAATATCGGCCGGCGCACGGCGCTGGAGCGCGTCGCCCACCTGCTCTGCGAGGTCTACGTGCGCCAGCAGGCGGTCGGGCGGGTGCGGGACGGCCGGTGCGAGCTGCCCATCACCCAGGTCGAGCTCGCCGACGCGCTCGGCCTCTCGGCCGTGCACGTCAACCGCACCTTGCGCGAATTGCGCCTGTCCGGCCTGATCGACTGGCGCGACAAGCAGCTCGGCATCCCGGACCTCGACGCCCTGACGGCGGTCGCCCGGTTCGATCCGGATTACCTGCATCTCGACTACGAGGGCGAGCGGTTCGAGACGGGGTGCTAA
- the smpB gene encoding SsrA-binding protein SmpB: protein MAKKPEPKNRVVADNRKARFNYEITDTVEAGIALTGTEVKSLRGGKATIGEAFAGPSGNDLLLFNAYIPEYLEANRFNHDTKRPRRLLLHRRQIDKFIGATQREGYTVVPLKIYFNERGRAKVELGLGRGKKLHDKRETAKERDWQRDKARLMRDKG from the coding sequence ATGGCCAAGAAACCCGAGCCGAAGAACCGCGTCGTCGCCGACAACCGGAAGGCCCGCTTCAACTACGAGATCACCGACACGGTCGAGGCGGGCATCGCGCTGACGGGCACCGAGGTGAAATCCCTGCGCGGCGGCAAGGCGACGATCGGCGAGGCCTTCGCCGGGCCGTCGGGCAACGACCTCCTGCTGTTCAACGCCTACATCCCCGAATACCTCGAGGCGAACCGCTTCAACCACGACACCAAGCGGCCCCGCCGCCTGCTGCTGCACCGCCGCCAGATCGACAAGTTCATCGGCGCGACCCAGCGCGAGGGCTACACGGTGGTGCCGCTGAAGATCTACTTCAACGAGCGCGGCCGGGCGAAGGTCGAGCTGGGGCTCGGGCGCGGCAAGAAGCTCCACGACAAGCGCGAGACCGCCAAGGAGCGCGACTGGCAGCGCGACAAGGCCCGGCTGATGCGCGACAAGGGCTGA
- a CDS encoding DUF5397 family protein — translation MERCTGSTNLPQPRNLIGTWRRFGVTGPVYENVGVGQTLGDDDCLMRVRLVETGEEVAYRFTDILDDPPEQ, via the coding sequence ATGGAACGGTGCACCGGATCGACAAATCTGCCGCAGCCGCGGAACCTGATCGGGACTTGGCGGCGCTTCGGCGTTACAGGCCCGGTCTACGAGAATGTCGGCGTCGGGCAGACCTTGGGCGACGATGACTGCCTGATGCGCGTGCGGCTCGTCGAGACCGGCGAGGAAGTGGCTTACCGTTTCACGGACATCCTCGACGATCCTCCGGAGCAGTGA
- a CDS encoding MFS transporter has protein sequence MNTASMAAVADVSAAASRDPDLRRRVLAKLRPRIVLYCFVLFIINYLDRVNVGFAALHMNKDLGLSATAYGFGAGIFFLGYILFEVPSNMIMHRVGPRRWIARIMVSWGLVSGGMAFVQGEWSFYAMRFLLGLAEAGFVPGILLYLTYWYPARDRAKATAGFMTATVLSSVIGAPLSGWILASNPTWFGLAAWQWLFILEAAPAVILGVVTFFYLVDRPEDGRWLDAEERAWLVRTLAEENRQVESVGSHEFRTIFRDYRVWLLTLVYMFNAVAVYGVVLWLPQIVRSIGGLSDLQTGFVTAIPFVFAAIGLVVVARSSDRTGERKFHTALSALIGGLFLAASAVAPTPLLSLLLLCAAAFGVWALLGVFWALPTQFLTGAAAAGGLAMINGLAQIAGFGGPYLVGWIRDATQSFTPALLALAAGPVIAAFLCLAVRVRREPAA, from the coding sequence ATGAACACCGCCTCCATGGCCGCCGTCGCGGATGTCTCCGCAGCCGCGAGCCGTGATCCCGACCTGCGCCGCCGCGTGCTCGCCAAGCTCCGGCCGCGCATCGTGCTCTATTGCTTCGTCCTGTTCATCATCAACTACCTCGACCGGGTGAACGTCGGCTTCGCGGCGCTTCACATGAACAAGGATCTCGGGCTGTCGGCCACCGCCTACGGGTTCGGCGCCGGCATCTTCTTCCTCGGCTACATCCTGTTCGAGGTGCCGAGCAACATGATCATGCACCGGGTCGGCCCCCGGCGCTGGATCGCCCGGATCATGGTGAGCTGGGGCCTCGTCTCCGGCGGCATGGCCTTCGTGCAGGGCGAGTGGAGCTTCTACGCAATGCGCTTCCTGCTCGGGCTGGCCGAGGCCGGCTTCGTGCCCGGGATCCTGCTCTACCTCACCTACTGGTACCCGGCCCGTGACCGCGCCAAGGCGACGGCCGGCTTCATGACCGCGACGGTGCTCTCGAGCGTGATCGGCGCGCCGCTCTCCGGCTGGATCCTCGCCAGCAACCCGACCTGGTTCGGGCTGGCGGCCTGGCAGTGGCTGTTCATCCTCGAGGCCGCCCCCGCGGTGATCCTCGGCGTCGTGACGTTCTTCTACCTCGTCGATCGGCCCGAGGACGGGCGCTGGCTCGATGCCGAGGAGCGCGCCTGGCTGGTCCGCACGCTCGCCGAGGAGAACCGCCAGGTCGAGAGCGTCGGCTCGCACGAGTTCCGCACCATCTTCCGCGATTACCGCGTCTGGCTGCTCACCCTCGTCTACATGTTCAACGCCGTGGCGGTGTACGGCGTGGTGCTGTGGCTGCCGCAGATCGTGCGCAGCATCGGGGGCCTCTCCGATCTGCAGACCGGCTTCGTCACCGCGATCCCGTTCGTCTTCGCGGCGATCGGCCTCGTCGTGGTGGCGCGCTCCTCCGACCGCACCGGCGAGCGCAAGTTCCACACCGCCCTCTCGGCGCTGATCGGCGGCCTGTTCCTGGCCGCCAGCGCCGTGGCGCCGACGCCGCTCCTCAGCCTGCTCCTGCTCTGCGCCGCCGCCTTCGGGGTCTGGGCCCTGCTCGGCGTGTTCTGGGCCCTGCCGACCCAGTTCCTCACCGGCGCGGCGGCGGCCGGCGGCCTGGCGATGATCAACGGGCTCGCCCAGATCGCCGGCTTCGGCGGGCCCTACCTGGTCGGGTGGATCCGCGACGCGACGCAGAGCTTCACCCCCGCCCTCCTCGCCCTGGCGGCCGGGCCGGTGATCGCCGCCTTCCTGTGCCTCGCCGTGCGGGTGCGGCGCGAGCCGGCGGCCTGA
- a CDS encoding SDR family NAD(P)-dependent oxidoreductase — translation MTFPNRFEGRTALVTGGASGIGLSVAARLRAEGATVAIWDLNEEALAKAKAESGAADTQALDIADAAAVEAAMRETLATLGGRLDVLVCSAGITGPNTTLRDYPVDAWQRVIDVNLNGLFYCNRAAVPAMEAGGYGRIVNVASIAGKEGNPNASAYSASKAGVIGLTKSLGKELAKSEIRVNCITPAAVRTAIFDQMTQQHIDFMLSKIPIGRFGAIDEVTSLICFLASEEASFSTGAVFDVSGGRATY, via the coding sequence ATGACCTTCCCGAACCGCTTCGAGGGCCGCACGGCCCTCGTCACCGGCGGCGCTTCCGGCATCGGCCTCTCGGTCGCCGCGCGGCTGAGGGCCGAGGGCGCCACGGTCGCCATCTGGGACCTGAACGAGGAGGCGCTGGCGAAAGCCAAGGCCGAGAGCGGCGCCGCCGACACGCAGGCCCTCGACATCGCGGACGCCGCCGCGGTCGAGGCCGCGATGCGCGAGACCCTGGCTACTCTGGGTGGCCGCCTCGACGTGCTGGTCTGCAGCGCCGGCATCACCGGGCCGAACACCACGCTCCGCGACTACCCCGTCGACGCCTGGCAGCGGGTGATCGACGTCAACCTCAACGGGCTGTTCTACTGCAACCGTGCCGCGGTGCCGGCGATGGAGGCGGGCGGCTACGGCCGCATCGTCAACGTCGCGTCGATCGCTGGCAAGGAGGGCAACCCCAACGCCTCGGCCTACTCGGCTTCCAAGGCCGGGGTGATCGGGCTGACGAAGTCGCTCGGCAAGGAACTGGCGAAGTCGGAGATCCGGGTGAACTGCATCACGCCTGCGGCGGTGCGCACCGCGATCTTCGACCAGATGACGCAACAGCACATCGACTTCATGCTGTCGAAGATCCCGATCGGCCGCTTCGGGGCGATCGACGAGGTGACCTCGCTGATCTGCTTCCTGGCGAGCGAGGAGGCGTCGTTCTCGACCGGCGCGGTGTTCGACGTGTCGGGGGGCCGGGCGACGTACTGA
- a CDS encoding fumarylacetoacetate hydrolase family protein, with product MKLLRYGPAGQEKPGLLDAEGRIRDLSAHLPDLGPEALAPEVLARFAAIDAGSLPVVEGTPRLGTPVANVGKFIAIGLNFADHAAESNLPVPKEPIVFTKAISSLSGPNDPVMLPKDSVKSDWEVELGIVIGRRAAYVEEAQALDYVAGYCLVNDVSEREYQIERGGTWDKGKGCDTFGPVGPWLVTSDEVGDPQSLDMWLDLNGKRMQTGNTRTMIFTCAQIVSYVSRFMTLMPGDIITTGTPPGVGMGMKPEPVFLKAGDVMTLGIEKLGQQRQDVTAWQRREA from the coding sequence ATGAAGCTGTTGCGCTACGGCCCCGCGGGCCAGGAGAAGCCCGGCCTGCTCGACGCGGAGGGCCGCATCCGCGACCTCTCCGCCCACCTGCCCGATCTCGGCCCCGAGGCCCTGGCCCCCGAGGTGCTGGCCCGCTTCGCGGCGATCGATGCCGGCAGTCTGCCTGTGGTCGAGGGCACGCCGCGCCTCGGCACGCCGGTGGCCAATGTGGGCAAGTTCATCGCCATCGGGCTCAACTTCGCCGACCACGCCGCCGAGTCGAACCTTCCGGTGCCGAAGGAGCCGATTGTCTTCACCAAGGCGATCAGCTCGCTCTCGGGCCCCAACGACCCGGTGATGCTGCCGAAGGACTCGGTGAAGAGCGATTGGGAGGTCGAGCTCGGCATCGTGATCGGCCGCCGCGCGGCTTACGTCGAGGAGGCGCAGGCGCTCGACTACGTGGCGGGCTACTGCCTCGTCAACGACGTCTCGGAGCGCGAGTACCAGATCGAGCGCGGCGGCACCTGGGACAAGGGCAAGGGCTGCGACACCTTCGGGCCGGTCGGCCCCTGGCTCGTCACCTCCGACGAGGTCGGCGATCCGCAGAGCCTCGACATGTGGCTCGACCTCAACGGCAAGCGCATGCAGACCGGCAACACCCGGACGATGATCTTCACCTGCGCGCAGATCGTCTCCTACGTCAGCCGCTTCATGACCCTGATGCCCGGCGACATCATCACCACCGGCACGCCCCCCGGCGTCGGCATGGGCATGAAGCCCGAGCCGGTCTTCCTCAAGGCCGGCGACGTGATGACGCTCGGCATCGAGAAGCTTGGGCAACAGCGCCAGGACGTCACCGCCTGGCAGCGCCGGGAGGCGTGA
- a CDS encoding lytic transglycosylase domain-containing protein — protein MLLSPRRRRFAVLALTVSGAALTSLSALGGSTVTAPPEAPAAAAALPGTTLPGTTLPAPTARAVERVDEDGQRAGAAAERLPATAASFAAADPEVPIPFPAPDAAINPPAPVPSVPDPGRPVLGIEVDGPALRSAVEAYRRGQVSEGDRIRDGLKDPAARALLDWAAIRAGAGIGFERTVAFIRDNPDWPVGAVLRRRAEEALLSQRKSPSLVRSYFAARRPQSAPGKFALALAFKADGLSEDAAGLVRDLWREDTFGRTLELRVLDAFPGLIGEIDHRYRMERALMREDWDTAGRAAAYAGKAYGTLVRARRAVEAKAANAGSALDAVPPSLRQDSSYLYSRAQYFRRLDRPAEAAAVMAQAPRNPEVLADPDEWWIERRIVARKLLDADDAKAAYAVAAGHSARTVEKRIEAEFHAGWIALRFLHDATLAATHFATAAAIAETPISVARAAYWQGRAAESLGQATEARAFYERASAQPIAYYGQLARAKLGQSSLALRPCSTLDETARTAFENRNAVRALRLLAAAGLKELMLPLYMDFAQRLSEPAELNALGDVAMSLNDPRALVAIGKTAVQRGLPLDRHAYPTNGIPAYEASAAVPQVERAMVFAIARQESQFDPRAQSSVGARGLMQMMPATAQRTARRVSAAFDTDRLTSDPAYNARLGQAHLGELMEDWRGSYILAFAAYNAGGGNVKKWIDAYGDPRNPGIDPVDWVERIPFTETRNYVQRVTENLQVYRNRLAEAGDGRSALLIADDLKRGMR, from the coding sequence ATGCTGCTCTCGCCTCGACGGCGCCGCTTCGCGGTCCTCGCCCTCACGGTGTCCGGCGCCGCGCTGACCTCGCTGTCGGCGCTCGGCGGCTCGACCGTGACGGCTCCGCCGGAGGCTCCGGCCGCCGCGGCGGCCCTTCCCGGGACGACGTTGCCGGGGACGACCCTGCCGGCGCCAACCGCCCGCGCGGTCGAGCGGGTCGACGAGGACGGCCAGCGCGCGGGCGCGGCGGCCGAGCGGCTGCCCGCGACGGCCGCGTCCTTCGCCGCCGCCGACCCGGAGGTGCCGATCCCCTTCCCCGCCCCGGACGCGGCGATCAACCCTCCTGCCCCGGTGCCGAGCGTGCCCGATCCGGGCCGGCCGGTGCTCGGCATCGAGGTCGACGGCCCGGCCCTGCGCAGCGCGGTCGAGGCCTACCGGCGCGGCCAGGTGAGCGAGGGCGACCGGATCCGCGACGGGCTCAAGGACCCGGCCGCCCGCGCGCTCCTCGACTGGGCGGCGATCCGCGCCGGGGCCGGCATCGGCTTCGAGCGCACGGTCGCGTTCATCCGCGACAACCCGGACTGGCCGGTCGGCGCCGTCCTGCGCCGGCGCGCCGAGGAGGCCCTGCTCTCGCAGCGCAAGTCCCCGTCCCTGGTGCGGTCCTACTTCGCCGCGCGCCGGCCGCAGAGCGCGCCGGGCAAGTTCGCCCTCGCCCTCGCCTTCAAGGCCGACGGGCTTTCCGAGGACGCCGCCGGCCTGGTGCGCGACCTGTGGCGCGAGGACACGTTCGGCCGCACCCTGGAGCTGAGGGTCCTCGACGCCTTCCCGGGGTTGATCGGCGAGATCGATCACCGCTACCGCATGGAGCGGGCGCTGATGCGGGAGGACTGGGACACCGCCGGCCGCGCCGCGGCTTACGCCGGCAAGGCCTACGGCACCCTGGTGCGCGCCCGCCGCGCCGTCGAGGCGAAGGCCGCCAATGCCGGCTCCGCCCTCGACGCGGTGCCGCCGAGCCTGCGGCAGGATTCCTCCTACCTCTATTCCCGTGCCCAGTACTTCCGCCGCCTCGACCGGCCGGCGGAGGCCGCCGCCGTGATGGCCCAGGCGCCGCGCAACCCCGAGGTTCTGGCCGATCCCGACGAGTGGTGGATCGAGCGCCGCATCGTCGCCCGCAAGCTCCTCGATGCCGACGACGCCAAGGCGGCCTACGCGGTCGCTGCCGGCCACAGCGCCCGCACGGTCGAGAAGCGCATCGAGGCCGAGTTCCACGCCGGCTGGATCGCGCTCCGCTTCCTCCACGACGCCACCCTCGCGGCGACGCATTTCGCCACTGCCGCGGCGATCGCCGAGACGCCGATCTCGGTGGCGCGCGCCGCCTACTGGCAGGGCCGCGCCGCGGAAAGCCTGGGCCAGGCCACGGAGGCGAGAGCCTTCTACGAGCGCGCGAGCGCCCAGCCGATCGCCTATTACGGCCAGCTCGCCCGGGCGAAGCTCGGCCAGTCGTCCCTGGCCCTGCGCCCGTGCAGCACCCTCGACGAGACTGCCCGCACCGCCTTCGAGAACCGCAACGCCGTGCGGGCCCTGCGCCTGCTGGCGGCCGCCGGCCTCAAGGAGCTGATGCTGCCGCTCTACATGGACTTCGCCCAGCGGCTGAGCGAGCCGGCCGAGCTCAACGCCCTCGGCGACGTCGCGATGTCGCTCAACGATCCCCGCGCCCTCGTGGCGATCGGCAAGACCGCGGTGCAGCGCGGCCTGCCCCTCGACCGGCACGCCTACCCGACCAACGGCATCCCGGCCTACGAGGCCTCCGCGGCGGTGCCGCAGGTCGAGCGCGCGATGGTCTTCGCCATCGCCCGGCAGGAGAGCCAGTTCGACCCGCGGGCGCAGTCGAGCGTCGGGGCCCGCGGCCTGATGCAGATGATGCCGGCCACGGCGCAGCGCACCGCCCGCCGGGTCAGCGCCGCCTTCGACACCGACCGGCTGACCAGCGACCCGGCCTACAATGCCCGCCTCGGCCAGGCCCATCTCGGCGAGCTGATGGAGGATTGGCGCGGTTCCTACATCCTCGCCTTCGCCGCCTACAATGCCGGCGGCGGCAACGTGAAGAAGTGGATCGACGCCTACGGCGATCCCCGCAACCCGGGCATCGACCCGGTCGACTGGGTCGAGCGCATCCCCTTCACCGAGACCCGCAACTACGTCCAGCGGGTGACCGAGAATCTGCAGGTCTACCGCAACCGCCTGGCCGAGGCCGGGGACGGGCGCAGCGCGCTCCTGATCGCGGACGATCTCAAGCGCGGGATGCGGTGA